A genomic window from Williamwhitmania taraxaci includes:
- the pstB gene encoding phosphate ABC transporter ATP-binding protein PstB: protein MAKIETIDANLNYGEFHALKNISMQMEENTVTALIGPSGCGKSTYLRLFNRMNDLIDNVKISGQVLVDGEDIYGKNVSVDDLRIKVGMVFQKPNPFPKSIFENVAYGLRVNGERNKSFIEDKVVQSLKQSALWDEVSDKLNKSAFELSGGQQQRLCIARALAISPSVILMDEPASALDPLSTAKIEDLIHELKKQYTIVIVTHNMQQASRVSDYTAFFYLGELVEYGATVEIFTKPKLKHTENYITGRFG from the coding sequence ATGGCAAAGATAGAAACCATAGATGCCAATTTGAATTACGGCGAATTTCATGCGCTAAAAAACATCTCCATGCAAATGGAGGAGAATACTGTTACTGCCCTAATCGGCCCGTCGGGCTGTGGTAAGTCTACCTACCTTAGGCTTTTCAATCGTATGAACGACCTTATCGACAACGTTAAAATCTCAGGCCAAGTTTTGGTGGACGGGGAGGATATCTACGGTAAGAACGTAAGCGTGGATGATCTCCGCATTAAGGTTGGTATGGTATTTCAGAAGCCCAACCCATTCCCCAAGAGCATATTTGAGAACGTGGCCTACGGACTTCGGGTGAATGGGGAGAGAAACAAATCGTTTATTGAGGATAAGGTGGTTCAATCGCTCAAGCAATCGGCCCTTTGGGACGAGGTCTCCGATAAGCTGAACAAATCGGCCTTCGAACTCTCTGGTGGACAACAGCAGCGCCTTTGCATTGCCCGGGCGCTAGCTATTTCGCCTTCGGTAATCCTAATGGATGAGCCTGCATCGGCGCTCGACCCGCTCTCAACGGCCAAGATTGAGGATCTCATTCACGAGCTGAAAAAACAGTATACCATCGTAATTGTTACTCACAATATGCAGCAGGCATCGAGGGTAAGCGATTATACTGCCTTCTTTTACCTGGGCGAGCTGGTTGAGTATGGCGCAACCGTAGAAATATTTACGAAACCAAAATTAAAGCATACCGAAAACTATATCACCGGAAGGTTCGGATAG
- the phoU gene encoding phosphate signaling complex protein PhoU, with product MTHLDTELIKLKQELFEMWSLVISQVETSREAIMNYDKGAASEIAFKERMVDSYELRLDRDCENIIALYNPVATDLRLTLAILKINTDLERIGDFARGLAKFVQKCNKESLNPKLLEVCQIDDLIKNAVGMLTDAKKAFEFENSRMAISIFSHDDFIDEVQKKANKIIADYIIKNPEEIDEALNMLINIRKVERIGDHCSNIAEAIVFYLDAKVLKHSGKKKSE from the coding sequence ATGACACACCTAGATACCGAGCTTATTAAGCTAAAACAGGAGCTGTTCGAAATGTGGTCGTTGGTAATTTCGCAGGTTGAAACCTCCCGCGAGGCTATTATGAACTACGACAAGGGTGCTGCGTCCGAAATTGCCTTTAAGGAGCGGATGGTTGATAGCTACGAGCTGCGCCTCGATCGCGATTGTGAAAATATCATTGCGCTATATAATCCGGTGGCCACCGATTTGCGTTTGACGCTAGCCATCTTGAAGATAAATACCGATCTGGAACGGATTGGTGACTTTGCTCGTGGTCTTGCAAAGTTTGTGCAGAAATGCAACAAGGAGAGTCTTAACCCAAAGCTGCTGGAGGTGTGCCAAATTGACGATCTTATAAAGAATGCCGTGGGCATGCTTACCGACGCAAAGAAGGCCTTTGAGTTCGAAAACTCGAGAATGGCGATAAGCATCTTTTCGCACGATGATTTTATCGATGAGGTGCAAAAAAAGGCCAATAAAATTATTGCCGATTACATTATCAAGAACCCCGAAGAGATTGATGAGGCCCTGAACATGCTTATTAATATCCGGAAAGTGGAGCGGATTGGCGATCACTGTAGCAACATTGCCGAGGCAATTGTATTTTACCTCGATGCAAAGGTTCTAAAGCATAGCGGGAAAAAGAAGAGTGAATAA
- a CDS encoding YybH family protein — MKQVILLSTAMLLLFGCTKSTFEADKLAIQQAMDNQEQCWSSGDIDGFMSGYWKSDSLRFMGKRGITKGWQTTLDNYKKSYPDKAAMGKLVFEVVSYEPLNPTQMFVTGKWTLLRERDTLGGYYSLIWRKIDGDWKVVFDHTS, encoded by the coding sequence ATGAAGCAAGTAATTCTTCTCTCTACTGCAATGCTTTTGCTTTTTGGCTGCACAAAATCCACTTTCGAAGCCGACAAGCTGGCTATTCAGCAGGCAATGGATAATCAGGAGCAATGCTGGAGCAGTGGCGATATTGATGGATTTATGTCCGGCTACTGGAAATCAGATAGCCTTAGGTTTATGGGCAAGCGTGGCATCACAAAGGGTTGGCAAACCACGCTCGATAACTATAAAAAATCGTACCCCGACAAGGCAGCTATGGGCAAGCTTGTTTTCGAGGTTGTTTCGTATGAACCGTTGAACCCCACACAAATGTTTGTTACCGGCAAATGGACTTTACTGAGAGAAAGAGACACGCTTGGCGGCTACTACTCCCTAATTTGGCGTAAGATTGATGGCGATTGGAAGGTTGTGTTTGACCATACCAGTTAA
- a CDS encoding amidase: MKKKRIRLTIILSFLIVSLVFNAILLIAYRTNPIKSIELASQLLDLSFTRTERDSMVEGVLSNREKYKAIHAYPLNNSTAPATIFAPVPANYPTPTIQEPINFGLPKVIQVPRNRESLCFFSVAELSSLMKSKKITSVELTKLYLGRIKKYDQKLNTVITLLEETALAQAKQADKEIAAGKYRGPLHGIPYGVKDLLALKTHPTTWGSPIYRSQMIMETASVISKLDSAGAILVAKLSLGELAMDDVWFGGKTRNPWNTNEGSSGSSAGPASATSAGLVAFSIGSETWGSIVSPSTVCGVTGLRPTFGRVSRTGAMALSWTMDKIGPICRTAQDAAIVFDAIKGPDGKDITLENKPFNLNLGKANKALRIGYVASLFTEKKDSNANDFLALETMKQMGYELIAVNLPNNIPVDALSIILEAEAAAAFSDLTLTNLDNRMVLQTKNSWPNIFRTARLIPATEYIQANRIRTHLIQEFTKLFQQVDIIVCPSFGGNQLLATNLTGHPALCLPDGFDKRGMPTSITFIADWYNEANLLEIGWAFQQKQGFHLKHPELFMPGTK; this comes from the coding sequence ATGAAGAAGAAGCGTATTCGTTTGACCATAATTCTTTCCTTTCTGATAGTCTCGCTAGTTTTTAATGCAATACTTCTTATTGCCTATCGCACCAATCCTATAAAAAGCATAGAGTTGGCATCGCAGCTACTCGATCTATCTTTTACCCGTACCGAAAGGGATTCGATGGTAGAGGGAGTTCTATCGAATAGGGAAAAGTATAAAGCCATTCATGCCTATCCGTTGAATAATTCCACGGCACCTGCCACCATTTTCGCGCCTGTACCGGCAAACTACCCTACGCCAACTATTCAAGAACCGATTAATTTTGGTCTGCCCAAAGTAATACAGGTTCCTCGCAATCGCGAAAGCCTCTGTTTCTTCTCCGTGGCTGAACTATCGTCGCTGATGAAGTCAAAAAAGATAACATCGGTAGAACTTACGAAGCTCTACCTTGGGAGGATAAAGAAATACGATCAAAAATTGAATACAGTAATCACTTTGCTTGAAGAAACTGCCCTAGCCCAAGCAAAGCAAGCCGACAAGGAGATTGCCGCAGGGAAATATAGAGGTCCACTTCATGGCATTCCCTACGGAGTGAAAGATCTACTTGCCCTAAAAACACATCCTACCACGTGGGGGTCGCCCATATACCGTAGCCAAATGATTATGGAAACAGCTTCAGTAATATCCAAACTCGACTCGGCCGGAGCCATTCTCGTGGCAAAGCTATCGTTAGGCGAATTGGCCATGGACGATGTTTGGTTTGGGGGTAAAACGCGTAATCCATGGAATACAAACGAAGGCTCTAGCGGCTCCTCGGCAGGCCCAGCATCAGCCACCTCTGCGGGGTTAGTTGCATTCTCCATTGGCTCCGAAACATGGGGATCGATAGTCTCCCCCTCTACCGTATGTGGTGTTACCGGTCTTCGCCCAACCTTTGGGCGGGTTAGCCGCACCGGAGCCATGGCCCTTTCGTGGACAATGGATAAGATTGGACCTATTTGCCGCACGGCACAAGATGCAGCCATTGTATTTGATGCCATCAAAGGCCCTGACGGGAAAGACATCACACTGGAAAACAAACCCTTTAACCTCAACCTAGGTAAAGCAAACAAGGCGTTGAGAATTGGCTATGTAGCGTCACTCTTTACGGAAAAGAAGGATAGCAATGCCAACGATTTCTTGGCGCTAGAGACCATGAAGCAGATGGGCTATGAATTGATTGCGGTAAACCTACCCAATAATATTCCTGTGGATGCCCTCTCCATCATCTTAGAAGCAGAGGCGGCGGCAGCCTTCTCGGATCTTACCCTAACCAACCTCGACAACCGTATGGTTCTTCAGACTAAAAACTCTTGGCCCAACATTTTTAGAACCGCTCGATTGATACCCGCCACCGAGTATATTCAGGCAAACCGTATCCGCACCCATCTTATTCAGGAGTTCACAAAACTATTCCAACAGGTGGACATCATCGTCTGCCCGAGTTTTGGTGGTAACCAACTACTCGCCACCAACCTCACTGGCCATCCAGCACTTTGCTTACCCGATGGTTTCGATAAGCGTGGAATGCCAACCAGCATCACCTTTATTGCCGATTGGTATAACGAAGCAAACCTACTGGAAATTGGTTGGGCCTTTCAACAGAAGCAAGGCTTTCACCTAAAGCATCCTGAATTATTTATGCCAGGAACGAAATAG
- the pstA gene encoding phosphate ABC transporter permease PstA, which translates to MSDKRRKNQKSKRRSEQIAFGIFRAMSLLVVGILFVILGFIVIKGISVISWDFLTKMPEDGMTAGGIYPAIIGTLCLIGGSILFSFPVGVLSGIYINEYATNGKLVRFIRLMTNNLAGIPSIVFGLFGMSLFVNTLGFGDSILAGSLTLGLMTLPVVIRTTEEALKSVDNSFRHGSYALGASKLQTVRRVTLPIAYPNIITGLILSIGRVSGETAPILFTVAAYFLPKLPSSVFDQVMALPYHLYVLATSGTDIEKSRPMAYGTALVLIMLVLILNLMANGLRRYFSKKVKMN; encoded by the coding sequence ATGTCAGATAAGAGAAGAAAAAATCAAAAAAGTAAGCGGCGGAGCGAGCAAATTGCCTTCGGAATATTCCGCGCCATGAGCCTTCTGGTGGTTGGTATACTCTTTGTCATTCTTGGATTTATTGTGATAAAGGGAATATCGGTAATCAGCTGGGATTTCCTCACCAAGATGCCCGAGGATGGGATGACTGCGGGAGGTATTTATCCGGCAATCATCGGCACCCTTTGCCTCATTGGTGGAAGTATCCTTTTCAGCTTTCCGGTTGGAGTGCTGTCGGGTATATACATCAACGAGTATGCAACCAATGGGAAGCTGGTGCGGTTTATCCGGTTAATGACCAACAACCTTGCGGGCATCCCCTCCATAGTTTTCGGACTCTTTGGGATGTCGCTCTTCGTAAATACGCTGGGGTTTGGCGATTCAATCCTTGCCGGTTCATTGACACTTGGCTTAATGACCCTACCCGTGGTAATTCGAACCACCGAGGAGGCATTGAAGTCGGTGGATAACTCGTTCCGGCATGGCAGCTATGCGCTGGGGGCCTCAAAGCTCCAAACCGTTAGAAGGGTAACGCTGCCCATTGCCTATCCAAACATCATTACGGGATTAATCCTTTCCATTGGACGCGTATCGGGCGAAACGGCCCCAATCCTGTTCACCGTGGCGGCTTACTTCCTACCCAAATTGCCCTCGAGCGTATTCGATCAGGTAATGGCGCTTCCATATCACCTTTACGTTTTGGCCACAAGCGGTACCGACATCGAAAAATCTCGGCCAATGGCGTACGGAACTGCCCTAGTGCTTATCATGCTGGTATTAATCCTAAACCTGATGGCAAACGGTCTCCGCCGATACTTCAGTAAAAAAGTTAAAATGAACTAA
- a CDS encoding phosphate ABC transporter substrate-binding protein has translation MKRLVVVLIALAFAFNGQAQKIKGSDTMLPLSQKEAEVFMKSNRSAKVTVTGGGSGVGIAALIDNTCDLAQTSRKIKMDEKIKLQEAGVTYKEVIAAYDALAVVVNPSNKVSQLTREQLEGIFIGKIKNWKEVGGDDAKIIVYSRETSSGTYEFFKDHVMNKKNFAYDVLNLPATGAIIQSVSQTKGAIGYVGLAYISKEVKAIKVSFDKGKNYIEPSMATAKNKTYPVIRPLYYYYNTKVSAQVKPFITFVLSTEGQKIVEQIGYVPL, from the coding sequence ATGAAAAGATTAGTTGTTGTATTAATCGCGCTAGCCTTTGCATTCAATGGCCAAGCCCAGAAAATTAAAGGTAGCGATACCATGCTTCCGCTATCGCAGAAAGAGGCTGAAGTATTCATGAAGAGCAACCGTAGTGCAAAGGTAACAGTAACCGGTGGAGGTAGCGGTGTTGGCATTGCCGCCCTCATCGATAATACTTGCGATTTAGCCCAAACATCCCGTAAAATAAAAATGGATGAGAAAATTAAACTCCAGGAAGCTGGTGTAACCTACAAAGAGGTTATTGCCGCCTACGATGCACTAGCAGTGGTTGTAAACCCTAGCAATAAGGTAAGCCAGCTTACCCGCGAGCAGCTCGAGGGGATCTTTATTGGAAAGATTAAGAACTGGAAAGAGGTTGGAGGGGATGATGCTAAGATCATTGTTTACTCCCGCGAAACCAGCTCCGGCACTTATGAGTTCTTTAAGGATCATGTGATGAATAAGAAAAATTTCGCCTACGATGTGCTGAATTTGCCTGCCACCGGAGCTATTATCCAGAGCGTCAGCCAAACCAAGGGAGCTATAGGATATGTGGGGCTCGCTTACATCAGCAAGGAGGTTAAAGCCATTAAGGTTTCCTTTGATAAAGGGAAAAACTACATCGAGCCCTCAATGGCTACGGCAAAGAATAAAACCTATCCGGTTATCCGACCACTCTACTACTATTACAATACTAAGGTAAGCGCTCAGGTAAAACCGTTTATCACCTTTGTTCTCTCAACTGAGGGGCAAAAAATAGTTGAGCAAATTGGATATGTGCCATTGTAA
- a CDS encoding M20/M25/M40 family metallo-hydrolase translates to MRKLVVLTLIAFGFCSCYAQENSLAISLQNDSIVIASLYKSALTSSGGYDNLRELTSKAPHRLAGSEGCANGIKILFNQLKALNPDTVYLQPAMALPWLRGEKEVVYIELPKGKRILLHASALGGSVGTGLKGLAAEVVEVKSFEELKALGEANVKGKIVFYNLAMDPALFNPGEGYGRAAFQRTAGASEAAKYGAIATLVRSLTNRIDTFPHTGVMRYADTTNMIPSVAISTFDAELLSTRLKSDPTQRVFIRTTCKSLPAVVSYNVIAELKGGEKPEEIITIGGHLDSWDLGEGAHDDGVGCMHAMEVIRLFKQNGIQPKRTIRVVLFLDEETHQVGAKAYAASVKDKGEKIYVGIESDSGGGAPKGFGMSASPAQMESFRQLMGILAPYDLYQLRNGGGGVDVGFLKPLGVPTMNVLPSPHRYFYYHHSAFDTFKEIDMREVQLGCAAHAALVYLIDKYDTLGS, encoded by the coding sequence ATGAGGAAGTTAGTTGTTTTAACCTTGATTGCCTTTGGGTTTTGCTCCTGTTACGCACAGGAAAATTCTCTGGCAATTTCGCTGCAGAATGATTCCATCGTTATTGCGTCGCTCTATAAATCGGCTCTTACCAGCAGTGGTGGTTACGACAATCTTCGGGAATTAACCAGCAAGGCTCCACATCGATTGGCTGGTTCGGAGGGATGTGCCAATGGCATAAAGATTCTATTCAACCAGCTAAAGGCATTAAATCCCGATACTGTTTACCTTCAACCGGCCATGGCACTGCCTTGGTTGCGAGGGGAGAAGGAGGTTGTATATATTGAACTACCAAAAGGTAAACGAATACTACTGCATGCATCGGCTTTAGGGGGTTCGGTAGGAACTGGTCTTAAAGGCTTAGCTGCAGAGGTTGTTGAGGTAAAGAGTTTTGAAGAGCTAAAAGCCTTGGGCGAAGCAAATGTAAAGGGCAAAATAGTTTTCTATAACCTTGCAATGGATCCAGCGCTATTCAACCCTGGCGAAGGCTACGGACGGGCTGCTTTTCAGCGCACCGCTGGAGCCTCGGAAGCCGCCAAGTATGGTGCCATTGCTACGCTTGTTCGTTCCCTCACCAATAGAATAGATACTTTTCCACATACCGGTGTAATGCGCTATGCCGATACTACGAATATGATCCCGTCGGTGGCTATTAGCACTTTCGATGCGGAGTTGCTGAGCACTAGGCTCAAGAGCGACCCCACGCAGCGCGTGTTTATACGCACTACCTGTAAGTCGTTGCCTGCGGTGGTGAGCTACAATGTTATTGCCGAACTAAAGGGTGGCGAAAAACCCGAAGAGATCATTACCATTGGAGGCCATCTCGATTCTTGGGATCTCGGGGAAGGTGCACACGACGATGGTGTGGGCTGTATGCACGCCATGGAGGTAATAAGGCTATTTAAGCAGAACGGTATCCAACCCAAGCGCACGATTCGGGTGGTTCTTTTCCTTGATGAGGAGACGCATCAGGTAGGCGCAAAAGCCTATGCCGCATCGGTTAAAGATAAGGGTGAGAAAATTTATGTAGGTATTGAATCCGATAGTGGCGGCGGAGCTCCAAAGGGATTTGGCATGTCGGCTAGTCCAGCACAAATGGAGTCTTTTAGGCAGCTAATGGGCATTTTGGCGCCCTACGACCTCTATCAGCTGCGCAATGGCGGTGGTGGTGTAGATGTTGGCTTTTTAAAGCCATTGGGTGTTCCCACCATGAATGTGCTGCCAAGTCCGCACCGCTATTTTTACTATCATCATAGCGCCTTCGATACCTTTAAAGAAATTGATATGCGGGAAGTTCAGCTTGGCTGTGCCGCGCATGCTGCGTTAGTTTATCTGATCGATAAATACGATACTTTGGGCAGTTAG
- the pstC gene encoding phosphate ABC transporter permease subunit PstC — protein sequence MTKSFRKNLFEKIIEGILALSGSITSLTVLLIVVFLFKEGFGLFSQSPIESSYVLVVNKSNPITKIDSKHVMQIFDQEITNWESMSGKKDSIILLRMEDVSTYYSDEQIGENLENLPACVSNLTDSLTGVIAFVPKTYIKAGFKGKVIEPVNISGKEFFLGKEWYPTAEPAAQFGILALLLGTLWVSLGAILLSLPLGLAVAIYMAEIADSKVRNTFKPLIELLAGIPSVIYGFFGLVVIVPLIQKVFNLPVGETALAGSIILAIMALPTIITIAEDSLRTTPRAMKEASLALGASRWQTIYRIVIPYSISGITAAAILGIGRAIGETMAVLMVTGNAAVIPHTFLEPVRTIPATIAAELGESSQGGLHYQALFILGSILFIITLIINLTVEYVSSRNKLAKR from the coding sequence ATGACAAAGTCATTCCGTAAAAACCTATTTGAGAAGATCATCGAGGGCATCCTTGCGCTCAGCGGGAGTATAACCAGCCTTACGGTGCTTCTTATTGTTGTCTTTCTTTTCAAGGAGGGGTTTGGTTTATTCAGTCAAAGTCCAATAGAAAGCAGCTATGTGCTCGTGGTAAATAAATCGAATCCTATCACCAAAATCGATTCCAAGCATGTAATGCAGATATTCGACCAGGAGATTACCAACTGGGAGTCAATGAGCGGGAAGAAAGATTCCATCATTCTGCTTCGGATGGAGGATGTAAGCACATACTATTCCGATGAGCAAATTGGCGAAAACCTCGAGAATCTACCCGCCTGTGTCAGTAATCTTACCGACAGCCTTACCGGAGTGATTGCCTTTGTGCCAAAAACCTATATCAAGGCAGGTTTTAAAGGGAAAGTGATTGAACCGGTAAACATTTCGGGGAAGGAGTTTTTCCTAGGGAAGGAGTGGTATCCTACGGCCGAACCCGCGGCACAATTTGGAATTCTGGCGCTGCTCTTAGGAACTCTGTGGGTTAGCCTTGGGGCAATACTGCTCTCCCTTCCTTTAGGACTGGCGGTGGCTATCTATATGGCCGAGATTGCTGATTCGAAAGTGAGGAATACTTTCAAGCCGCTCATCGAACTACTAGCCGGAATTCCTTCGGTTATCTATGGTTTCTTTGGATTGGTGGTGATTGTTCCCCTTATTCAGAAAGTATTCAACCTACCCGTTGGCGAAACGGCCTTGGCGGGAAGCATTATTCTTGCCATTATGGCCTTGCCTACCATCATAACCATTGCCGAGGATTCGCTGCGCACAACTCCTCGCGCCATGAAGGAGGCAAGCCTCGCCTTGGGAGCAAGCCGCTGGCAAACCATCTACCGGATTGTGATTCCCTACTCAATATCGGGAATTACAGCGGCCGCTATTCTTGGAATAGGTAGGGCAATTGGCGAAACCATGGCCGTGCTAATGGTTACTGGAAATGCTGCGGTTATTCCACATACGTTTCTGGAGCCGGTAAGAACAATCCCGGCTACCATTGCCGCGGAGTTGGGCGAATCTTCGCAGGGAGGGCTTCACTACCAGGCACTATTTATCCTGGGAAGCATCCTCTTTATCATTACGCTAATAATCAATCTCACCGTTGAGTATGTATCATCGCGGAATAAGCTAGCAAAAAGGTAA
- the mnmA gene encoding tRNA 2-thiouridine(34) synthase MnmA, giving the protein MGKRVVVGLSGGVDSSVAAYLLKQQGYEVIGMFMKNWHETTGLLHGDCPFEDDQMFAEMVARKLDIPFEYIDLSTDYRKKVVDYMFAEYEKGRTPNPDVLCNREIKFDVFMKAAMRLNADFVATGHYCRKDEITKDGETYYRLLAGLDPNKDQSYFLCQLSQEQLKYAMFPIGDLLKPEVRRIASELGLATAERKDSQGICFVGKVDLPVFLQQKLAPKAGKIIEIAKDFYSNLPQPEEGNLAALAKPIYYKPEDGMVVGNHNGAQYYTIGQRKGLNVGGKLEPLFIIATSIEQNVVYVGQGQNHPGLFRSALHIPNNEIHWIRPDLKMEVGEKRDYLMRIRYRQPLQNGSLHMREEGLYQTFEEPQRGITPGQFASWYDGEELLGSGVIAE; this is encoded by the coding sequence ATGGGAAAAAGAGTAGTTGTTGGCCTTTCGGGGGGAGTTGATTCGAGCGTTGCAGCCTACTTGCTAAAGCAGCAGGGCTATGAGGTGATTGGTATGTTTATGAAGAACTGGCACGAAACCACCGGGCTGCTTCATGGTGATTGCCCATTTGAAGACGACCAAATGTTTGCCGAAATGGTGGCGCGTAAGCTTGATATTCCCTTTGAGTATATCGACCTAAGCACGGATTACCGTAAGAAAGTAGTCGATTACATGTTTGCCGAATATGAGAAAGGCCGCACTCCAAACCCCGACGTGCTTTGCAACCGCGAAATAAAGTTCGATGTATTTATGAAGGCAGCTATGCGCCTCAACGCCGACTTTGTAGCCACCGGTCACTACTGCCGCAAGGATGAGATTACAAAAGATGGTGAGACATACTACCGTCTCCTTGCAGGACTCGATCCCAACAAAGACCAGAGCTACTTCCTTTGCCAGCTATCGCAGGAGCAGCTAAAATATGCCATGTTTCCCATTGGAGATTTGCTAAAGCCCGAGGTGCGCCGTATTGCAAGCGAATTGGGCTTAGCCACTGCCGAGCGGAAGGATTCTCAAGGCATATGCTTTGTAGGCAAGGTTGATCTGCCCGTATTCCTACAGCAAAAATTGGCTCCAAAGGCTGGAAAGATCATTGAAATAGCCAAAGATTTCTATAGCAACCTGCCTCAACCGGAAGAAGGCAACCTTGCAGCCCTTGCCAAACCTATTTACTACAAACCCGAAGATGGTATGGTGGTAGGCAACCACAATGGAGCACAGTACTACACCATTGGTCAACGCAAAGGGCTGAATGTGGGCGGTAAGCTCGAACCGCTCTTTATCATTGCCACCAGCATTGAGCAGAATGTGGTATATGTAGGTCAGGGGCAAAACCATCCCGGGCTATTCCGTTCGGCATTGCACATCCCCAACAATGAGATACACTGGATTCGTCCCGATCTTAAGATGGAAGTTGGCGAGAAGCGCGACTACCTCATGCGTATTCGCTATCGCCAACCGCTACAGAACGGTTCGCTGCATATGCGCGAAGAGGGATTATACCAAACCTTTGAAGAACCGCAGCGCGGCATTACTCCCGGACAATTTGCCTCATGGTACGATGGCGAGGAACTGTTAGGTTCGGGTGTTATTGCAGAATAA